The sequence CATCGAGCGGGAGCGCAACTGGATATGGTTCCACCACGGGTGGATTTGCAACCATCACGCTGCGCGCGGGCACACTGGCGGGCATGACAACCATCACAGCAACTGCCGGCACGGCGCGGGGCACAACGCGGGTACAGCTCGTTGCTCTGGAGCCCTATTCGGTCACTATCTCTGCGCATCCGTCCGTGATTCGGGTGAGCAGGAGCGACATCACCAGCACACTGCGCGTTACCGTCACGGACCAGTATGCAAATCTGGTCCATGGAGCTGCCGTTACGTTGACCACTGATGCAGGGACGCTGCAAGCTCCCGGCGGCATCACGGGAAGTGAAGTGATCGTTACTACCACGAATGGCATTGCCCTTGCTGGTCTAGCCTCAGATACCACGGTGACCACCGCTACAGTGACAGCCGCTATCACCACCACTGGGCGGCCCACAGCGACGACACAGGTATACTTCCAGGCTGGTTTGCCATACACGATTACTTCTGAAGCATATCCGACGACGGTGCGCGTTTGCGGAGATGAAGCGATCATCCGGGCCACGATCAAGGATGAATTCGACAACCTAGTGGAAGATGGTACACATGTATCCTTCCTTGTGGTTCCTGGTGAGCGTGGGGATATGTATCCTAGAGAAGCACGGACGGTGAACGGAGTGGTTACCTCGACACTGCGCACCAAGGCCTACCTGTTTGGGCAGCGTTTCCTCGATGTCTATATCACGGCTGGCCCTGTAGGGCATCAGGTGATGAGGCCTCAGCACATTGACCTGGAGGTAGGTCTCGCTGCTGCAGCGTCTTTTAGGCTTTCGCCAACTCCAATTCAAGCAGGTGGATTGTGGTATCAACTCGAGATGCGGATCAGGGACTGTGCGGGCAACAACGTACAAGATGGCACGGTCGTTACTTTGACAAGTTCGCTGGGGACGATTACGCCCACGGTAACTAGTGTGGCTAATGGCCTGGCCCTAGCCACTTTCCGCACGGGGTGCGAGGCCGATTGGGCTGTGCTTTCGGCGACAGCGGACTCCCGCACCTTTACTACCACACTGCTTATCGAGCCAGGCAAGCCGGATCACGTTAGTGTGGATATCTCGCCAACGACGATCCTCAACTGCGGAGGACGGGCAGTGGTCACTGCGACGTTGCGCGATGTCTGTAACAACCTGGTCAAAGATGGCACACAAGTCCAATTCGCATCCCATTATGGCTATGTGACTGTCTCGCCGCATGTCGCCTCCACTCAGAGGGGAGTAGTAACCGCTACGGTCGTAGCCGATCGGAACAAGAAGATCGAGCCACGTGACTGGCCTACGTTTGTAGAGCAGGTTGATGTCACTTCGCCCCCTGCTCTATCGGACTTTGTCAATGTCTTCATCAGGCCAGGCCTCCCTCGACATATCACCCTTCAGGCAGATCCAGAGGAGATACCGATTCTAGGGGATGTCAATGGTTACAATATCACGGTGGTGGCTGCGGTATATGATTGCAGTGGTACGCCAGTCCTAGATGGCACAGCGGTAAGAGTACAGACGGACAAGGGCATCTTCTTGGAGACCGCAAGTTGGTATGTGGATCAAACTACAGTTGGGGGCTTGGTTACGGTTACGCTGACGTCGCAATCTGTTGCAGGTAGAGTCAACATTACGGCAACAGCGGGCTCAGCTGTAGGCACAACCCACGTGTACTTCAAGCCAGGCGAACCTTTGAGGATATCGGTGTGGCCACATCCAGACACTATCTGCGCGGATGGGCTATCGAGATCACAGATTACGGCGCAGGTCTTTGATTTCTATGGTAATGAAGTTGGCGCAGGCGTTACCGTGACCTTTGTTACTGACTTTGGGCACTTCCTAGGTGTGGGTGATACGTATGTAACCACCACACAAGAGGGCGGATACGCGTTCGCTACGTTGATTTCGGATACGCAACCACGCACCGCGACCGTGTTGGTCAATACAGAGAACTTGAGGCAGGGATATTGCTACGCGTACTTTGTCGAGTGCCGCCGGCTCTATCTACCCCTGATCATACGCAGGAGATAGCTCTTAGAGCACCGGTAACGGTTGACAGGGCCTCGCCAGATGACTGGCGAGGCCCTATTTTTATGCAGGCGAAGCAATCTCAAGCACCTAGCCAGTGGGTTGATTCGCACGCACAATGTATAGGCGCGATCTTTTCACTCCAGAATATAGCTTTTGAACAGAAGATTCACATTTCAGTTAGTCTGGCCAAGTGGAAGAAGTTAGCCAATAGTGGAAATACGGTACCCAGATGCGATAGATACGGATTGGGGTAGGGGCGGGTTGTGCTGTTGGAGTTGCCGTTGGAGTATACGTTGGGTTTGGTGTAGGTGAGGGCAGTGGAGTAGGAGTGAGCGTAGGGACTGGCATCAGGCCAGCCAAAGCGCGGTAGAGGTTCAATCTTCCCCAGCCTATGTAGGGATCAAACCCTGGATAAAGGTCTGAATTGACATCGTCTGCTTGGGTTTCCAGCCTTTGCTTGATCTGCACATTAGTGAAGTCAGGTCGCCAACTCCAAAGCAATGCAGCCGCGCCAGAAACATGGGCAGCGGCCATGGAGGTGCCCCGCTTATAGTAGTAGCTATAGGGCGGCAGCCAGGTGCTGAGAATGGCTTCTCCTGGAGCGGCAATATCCACTTCAGGACCATAGCAGGAGAAACTGAGGCGTTGGTCATATGAGTTAGTGGCAGCGACTGCCATCACCTCGGGGTACGCGGCAGGGTAGAGCACGCTGCCCCCATTATTGCCAGATGCGGCTACTAAGAGAACTCCTCTTTCGTAGGCATAACGGACCGCTTCTCGGAGCACAAACGAGGATTCATCTCCACCCAGGCTGAGGTTGATGATCTGCGCACCATTGTCCACCGCGTAAACGATACCAGCAGCAATGTCATAATAATAACCATCGCCATGTTGGTCTAGCACTTTGACCGTCATGACGCGTGCACCCCAAGAGACCCCGGCAATGCCAATGGCGTTGTTCGTTTCAGCAGCAGCAATGCCAGTGACATGCGTGCCATGGCCATTGTCATCTTGGATGATACGATTCTCAGCGGGTATGCAAATGCCAATATTGCAATTCTGATAAAAGTGCCAGCCGTGGACGTCATCCACTTTGCCATTCCCATCATCGTCTATGCCATTGTCTGGTATTTCTCCTGGATTCTGCCACAGAATATTGCGAAGGTCAGGGTGCTCTAGGTGAACACCTGTATCCAGCACGGCGATAATCGTTCCTTGGCAATGGGCAATGTCCCAGGCTTGTGGAGCGCCGATTTTAGGCAAGGCCCATTGGTAGGGCCATTGCTCATCGTTGGGCACTTCCAAGGCGTGCGCTTGATAATTCGGTTCAGCGTACTGCACAAATGGATCGAGCTGGAGTTGCGTTACTATGGACTTTTCTGCACCAGCAGGAACTTGCCACAGCATCACGCCCAGTTGAGGAATCTGAGCCAGCATTCGTATCTGGGAATCATCGGCCATGGTCAATAGGTGCGGTAGCGTATCAGCCTGCTTATATTTGACCAGGATCTGACTTTGTAAATAGACTTGGCTCGTGGCAGAAGAGGCTGGGTCCTGTGCCTGTATGGGCTGCATAAGTACTGCTAATGCCATAAGTACTGCCAAAGCCAGACAGAAATAAAGACATGGCCGTGAAAAGCACCTGCCAGTCTCGTCTTGTTGGAAAAAAATGAGTAGATGCTTGTGTGAACGCAATGGTCTATTTCGCTGGCTACGACACGATGTTGATTTTTCAGGCAATTAATGATACTCCAATGGGCTTTCTATGATGCATCTTATTGCACATGGGCTACCCCGCTTTCAATCTTCCTGTTGCAACTCACAGCGTACGCTGCCTGCACTGAGCTCGTCAACAGGCTGCTTATCGAAGGGTGCATATAGATTGGAAACGGCGTACTTCCTTGGCCCATATTGTGAGAAAGGAAGCTAATGGATGATGGCATCCATTAGCCTCCTTACCTCTAATTTTGATGCAATAGGAGCTCAGCGCACAATGGTGGTTGTGGCACTAGCCGTCACCGTCTCGATCCAGGGGTGAGACACTGTGATGGTGGTTACTACCTGGCCGGTAGCTGTCGAGAAGGTCCACAGAGTGAACTCTCTCGTCCAGGTAGCACCAGGTGCCAGCGATGGGATCACCCAGGAAGACGGGTTGGGCCAGATGATGTAGGCTGGACCGGTCCAGGTTGCGACCACATTGACATTGGTCAGCGTGGCACCACTCTGGTTTGTTACCGAAGCAGTGTAGCGGATTGGTCGCACAGGACCAACGAACTGTGGAGCGGTGAGGGTAGCTGTGACCCAAGGCAGCCTGGTTGTCGCGGTCAGACGGTAAGTCTGGCGGCCACGGATGGTCACGATGGCCTCGTTAACAATGGGGCCTACCGCAAGCGGATCCACCTGCACCTGGTAAGTGATGTAGGCATCGGGCGTGTGCAGCACCTTACCACCGACGCGACCTCCCCAGATGATGCGCCCGCGTTCATCCATGTCTCTACGTGTCAATGGGTCTTTCATAAACTGGGCGCCAGTCAGAGAGCCTTCAACGAAGGTAGTGCCCTTCGGGATGGGGATGTCCACCGTCGCTAGCGCGCTGGTGCTGGCAGCATCCTTGATATAGACTACATAGGTGAGGATGTCGCCCGGCGCGGCACTGGTCTTATCCACCATCATCTCGCCAAGGAAGGTATCCGTGTTGTTCCAGACGAGTACTTTACCCCAGGACAGGTCAGGAGCTTCCTCGATGACCTTGATGTGCACACCATAGTTGTTCTCGCCGGGGTTGCCAGTTGTGCCACCGTAGCCTACGCCCGAGGAATACCAATACCAGGCAGAACGGCCACCTGGATACTCCGTGCCATCGAAGCGCAAGGGAAAGCCCTCTGGATACTCTGGCGGTGCGATGCCATAGTGATCTGGGGCAGGAATTACACAGCTCGCATCCCAGTCTTTGGTTGCCCAGATCAAGCGTGCATCGCCAGGGCCACGCGGTACGTACTCAAGGCCCGGATACCAACCCAGCGAATCGTGAAAGGCGGACACGGCAAGCCTAGATGGGAATTCCTCATCGGGGTTGTAATTGCGCCAACGCTCAGTTACGTGGAATGGCTCTGTATCGCGCAGGCCGAAGGCAGCATCGCGCATTTGGATACGGCCGTGCAGGTTCGCCACTTCGTTTACGTAATCCGACGTCGTGGAGCGCCAAGGTTCAAAGTGCGCATCAACGAGCAGGCAGGCGCCCTTGGGCCCAAAGGCAGGGCCATCGGCCAGGTACATGAACACCTCATTGTCTGTGTACTTGAAGTTGCGGTACCACAGCAACATGCCAAAGTCCTTGATGTTGTAGCGCCCACTGACCAAGCCTGCATCGAAGCCACAGGCATTGCGCCATTCTGCAATGTAGTAATGCGGATAATAGAAGTAGCCGTCGAAGCAGGTCCATTCTTCCACTACCCATTTCCCATTGGCGGTTTCGGCATCATCGGAGAAGATCACCGTTCCATCGGCGCTGATGACAATGTTATCCAGGAACCAGCCTAGGCCGAGGACAGCGGGGTCGGTCTCATAGCGGAAACGCAGCAGGACATTGCTCTGGCCGGCATAAGCGCTGAGGTCCACCGTCTCATCAAGCCAGCCCTCGCTGAAGCCCGTGTAGCCCGGCATCTCATCGACAAAGTAGCAATCTGGGTCGTGCTGATCAGTAGTTGTTGTGCCAGGCAGTGAGGTCCAAGTTTCGCCGCCATCGGTGGATACCTGCACAAAGCCAAAGTCCCAGCCCTCTTCGATATCATACCAGGTCTTGAAGGTGAGTTGAGCACTGGTCGCCGAGCTGAGATCCAATGGTGCAGCAAGGGTCAGTTTGGCATCGAGCCAGTTCATTCTGCCACTGTACCACATGTACTCGCCGCTAGCCGGTGCGACGGGTTGCTCGATCTGCGAAGGCAAGTTGATGATCACAGAGTCCTCTGTACCGTCGGGTGGATTGCAAGCCTCGCCCAGGACAACTTCTGTGTCGGGGCTCATCGTGTTCAGCACTACTGGATCGTTCCAACCCAACAGGTACTTGTGCCAGGGGTCAAGCCCTGGTGGTATTGCACCTTGCGGCCAACCACCACCCCAATCGTCGGCCATCAAAGTCCAGAAGCCAGGCGAGGTCTCCCCAGGGTTGTAGGCATAGAGGTCAATTGTACCTAGGTTATGGGCAAACTCGTGGGCGAATACTCCTACATTACCATTTTCTGGCATCATGGTATAGGGACCGATCTTCAAGCCAGTGGTGCCAATGTCATAGAATGGCCATACCGACCAGCTATGCGACCAAATGGCATGCTCGCCAACTCCTGATTCTGCTAACAAGGCGGTGCTATCTTCCTCGCCCAAGCCAGCGTGCACGATCATAACTCGATCCAGAACGCCATCGCCATCCTGATCGTACTGCGCCCAGTTAAAATCTGGATAGGCAGCTACACAGGCATCAATGGCATCTTTCACCAAGTCGCGGGGGTCTCCACCACCAGGGAAGAAGCCATCGGCGATTCCCGAGTAGCCAGCTGAGCGCGCACCGGGGCAGGCATCCATACCATACCAGGCTTCGGAATGCGGTACCTGTACCCAACCAATAACATCACCCTCAACCGTATACAAACCTTTGGACTGCTCTTCATAGTACTGCCTCAGGCTATAACCACGAAGGTCAATGGTAACCGGGGTGCCATCTCCGAGTGTGTACTCGATGAAGACGCCATCGCCGAAAAGCATGTTCCAGTAGTGCTCTTGGCCAAAATCTTCCGTCCAAATAGCATTGTAGCCGGGGTGGGTAGTGGAGGCAGGTCTGGGGATCTGGTTGTGCAGCGGCCCGGAGTAGGTGAAGGTCTGTGTCTCGGTGATGATGCCCGAGCAGTCACCATAATCCTCGTAATCCACGACGCCTGGATCGCCAATGGGATCCCAGATGTCGCCAGGATTCCAGGTCGCTGTGTCTGTGCCCGCAAACTCAACCAGGATGACTAGCAGGCGGTCACTACCTGTCTTGGCTAGAGCTGCTGCCTCAGCCGTACGCCCTTGCACGAGCAACTGTTCGCGCTTGAGCAACCGCTTGTAATCAAAGGGGTTCGGTGCATCCTTGGGTTTAAAGAACTTGGATTTGGCTGGTGCGGTCTCCTCAAGAGTAGGAATTGGAGGTTGGGCCGATATCGCTGCAGGCAATACAGCGAGCAGCATGGCCAAGATGGTTAACAGAGCAAAACTTCTTACAAAAACCTTTCTCATTTGTTTTTCCCTCCTTGGTTATTTCGAGTTTTGTACTTGGCTTATATCCGTTTCCTGTATACTGGGGCCTCCATCACCTCCTTTCACTTTAAAGTCATGGCTAAAAGCAGTGATTTGTCAACTTGGCCTCTGGCTTACAGCAATAGTTCCATTCGTTTAGCCAAAGCAGGCTGGAAAGCAGACGAACTAGCGCGACAAATCTTCTGAGCTGCCCATAGTACAATACTAGTTGCTATAACCTCCAAATGATACAAAGCTCGAGCGTGCCCTAGGATAGTTTCTTCAACAGGCCAAAAGCAGCAAATATGCGGGGGATCTATTGTCATTATAACGCAAGCTCCCGCTTTTGTCAATGCCCTGTGTTCTTGTAACTGTTCAGTTTTGTGGTAAAGAATTTTTCAGCGAGCAACTTCACAGTACAGGACACAGTCCTGTCATGACGGCTGATTATTAGCAGTGGAAGCCAAATCATCGTCAGCCCAACGCAACGAGCATTAATCTAAACAATTACGTGCTGAAAACGCCTGCTACATTTGGCAAACAACGGTGACTTCAACCGTTGGCAAAACGGGAATTGCAGGTGTATCCGCTGCGGCAGTAGTGGGTGTCTCTAATGGCATGGGCGTATCCGTGGGCGTC is a genomic window of Chloroflexota bacterium containing:
- a CDS encoding peptidase S8, with the protein product MALAVLMQPIQAQDPASSATSQVYLQSQILVKYKQADTLPHLLTMADDSQIRMLAQIPQLGVMLWQVPAGAEKSIVTQLQLDPFVQYAEPNYQAHALEVPNDEQWPYQWALPKIGAPQAWDIAHCQGTIIAVLDTGVHLEHPDLRNILWQNPGEIPDNGIDDDGNGKVDDVHGWHFYQNCNIGICIPAENRIIQDDNGHGTHVTGIAAAETNNAIGIAGVSWGARVMTVKVLDQHGDGYYYDIAAGIVYAVDNGAQIINLSLGGDESSFVLREAVRYAYERGVLLVAASGNNGGSVLYPAAYPEVMAVAATNSYDQRLSFSCYGPEVDIAAPGEAILSTWLPPYSYYYKRGTSMAAAHVSGAAALLWSWRPDFTNVQIKQRLETQADDVNSDLYPGFDPYIGWGRLNLYRALAGLMPVPTLTPTPLPSPTPNPTYTPTATPTAQPAPTPIRIYRIWVPYFHYWLTSSTWPD
- a CDS encoding immune inhibitor A, translating into MRKVFVRSFALLTILAMLLAVLPAAISAQPPIPTLEETAPAKSKFFKPKDAPNPFDYKRLLKREQLLVQGRTAEAAALAKTGSDRLLVILVEFAGTDTATWNPGDIWDPIGDPGVVDYEDYGDCSGIITETQTFTYSGPLHNQIPRPASTTHPGYNAIWTEDFGQEHYWNMLFGDGVFIEYTLGDGTPVTIDLRGYSLRQYYEEQSKGLYTVEGDVIGWVQVPHSEAWYGMDACPGARSAGYSGIADGFFPGGGDPRDLVKDAIDACVAAYPDFNWAQYDQDGDGVLDRVMIVHAGLGEEDSTALLAESGVGEHAIWSHSWSVWPFYDIGTTGLKIGPYTMMPENGNVGVFAHEFAHNLGTIDLYAYNPGETSPGFWTLMADDWGGGWPQGAIPPGLDPWHKYLLGWNDPVVLNTMSPDTEVVLGEACNPPDGTEDSVIINLPSQIEQPVAPASGEYMWYSGRMNWLDAKLTLAAPLDLSSATSAQLTFKTWYDIEEGWDFGFVQVSTDGGETWTSLPGTTTTDQHDPDCYFVDEMPGYTGFSEGWLDETVDLSAYAGQSNVLLRFRYETDPAVLGLGWFLDNIVISADGTVIFSDDAETANGKWVVEEWTCFDGYFYYPHYYIAEWRNACGFDAGLVSGRYNIKDFGMLLWYRNFKYTDNEVFMYLADGPAFGPKGACLLVDAHFEPWRSTTSDYVNEVANLHGRIQMRDAAFGLRDTEPFHVTERWRNYNPDEEFPSRLAVSAFHDSLGWYPGLEYVPRGPGDARLIWATKDWDASCVIPAPDHYGIAPPEYPEGFPLRFDGTEYPGGRSAWYWYSSGVGYGGTTGNPGENNYGVHIKVIEEAPDLSWGKVLVWNNTDTFLGEMMVDKTSAAPGDILTYVVYIKDAASTSALATVDIPIPKGTTFVEGSLTGAQFMKDPLTRRDMDERGRIIWGGRVGGKVLHTPDAYITYQVQVDPLAVGPIVNEAIVTIRGRQTYRLTATTRLPWVTATLTAPQFVGPVRPIRYTASVTNQSGATLTNVNVVATWTGPAYIIWPNPSSWVIPSLAPGATWTREFTLWTFSTATGQVVTTITVSHPWIETVTASATTTIVR